GCGGTGAGATGACCTGTGGTTCGTGGACGCAATCGAGCACTCAGGGTGCCGAAGCGTCCGCGAACCGTAGGATCAGGGCAGCTCCGGGAAGTGGATGACGCGCCCACCCGGCCCCACGGCCCAGATGCTGGCCGGGGTGACCAGCGCGATGTCCCGGAGCTCGCCCGCAGGCGAAGCCGTGTGCAGGGTCAGCCACTGGTTGCTCGGGGGGCCCGTGAATCGACGGATGACGCCCACTGCATCCGTGACGTAGACCGACGAGCGGTCCGGCGCGCAGACCCCGGTGAAGGCAACGACCGCTGGAGGCGTCACGGCCGACCAGCCTGTTCCGCCCTGCCAGACCACCACGTTATTGCCTTCTCCCACCGCATACGCGAGCGCCGACGACACCATCCACACACTCCGGATGCTGGTTTGAGGCGACCCGGGCACCGTCATGTTGCTCGTATCCGCGCCCCCGGTATAGGTCTCGATCCTCGGCGACCGATTCCCCACGTCCTCCTGACCTCCGATGAGCAGTCGCGTGCCGTCGACGCCATGGACGTCCCTGTAGATGGTGCTGTTGTCATCCACCAGCACAGGCGCACTGCCCGACGTCCAGGAGTGCAGTTGGCCACTCTCATTCACCACGTAGAGCAGCGTACCGCTCCCTTCGAAGCCGATGATGCCCGTGGCGTTGCTGGCGTCCGTCAGCGGGCGCGACTGGGTGCAGGTCGTGCCGTCATGCTGGGCCACCCGGCCTCCACTGCCCGCCAGGAATACGCTCCCATCGCTGTGCACCCAGGCGGCATTCCAGGCGGTCGTCCCGCAGGCCCCGTCGAAGCTCGTGAATGTCCCGCTCGCGCTGCTACGACGCGCCAGCGCACCTCCCGCACCGGCAATCCACACCGGGTAGCCAGTGGTGCTGTCCTTGTTGATCGCCACCGTGTTCCAGTCACGTCCGGTGACCGCCGTGTCCGTCAGCTCCCGCCAGCCGGCCCCCATGCAGACGGTCCCGTCGTCTGCCGTGCTGTTGCAATCGTTGTCGCGCTGATCACAGACCTCGGTGCCATTGCCCTTGTTATGCCGGTCCGTGTCATTGCAGTCCGTGTTGCGGGGCGCCGTATTGAGGGGAACAGGCTGGCTGGGACAGACCACCTGCGCGGTGGCGGTGATGGCACCGTCCCCATCACCGTCCGCATCGGTGTAGTAGTTCGTCGCGGCGGGCGCGTTACAGGTAGTGGCGGACTGCGCCAGGTTGCACACGTAGACGCCGGTACACGGGGCGCCACAGGTCGCGCCCTTCCGCGTCGCGCCACTGGTGAAGGGCTCGTCCACGCCGCCAACGCAGTTGTCATCGACGTCGTTGCACAACTCCGTGACACCGGGGCTCACCGCGCTCGCGTCGTCGTTGCAGTCGAAGGTGGCGGTCGGCGCCACGTAGCCCGCGGGCCTCGTGCAGCCGAGCACCGGGGCCGCCTGGACTCCGAAATTGTCCCCGTCCGCGTCCCGGTGCCACGTCTTGTTGAAGCCCTCATCCACGCCGCCAGCGCAGTTGTCGTCGATGTCGTTGCACGTCTCCTGAGCACCGGGGTTCACGGCGCTCACGCCGTCATCACAGTCCCCGCCGCTCGCCGCGTACCCATCCGGTTGATTGCACTTCTGCCGCGAGTCCGACGTCCTGCCGAAGCCGTCATCGTCCACATCCCGGTAGTACGTGCTCACCGACAGCCCCTCGTCGGCAGAGCCGTCGCAGTCGTTGTCCTTGTCGTCGCACGTCTCGGACAGCCCGGGCCTGCGCGCGGCGTCGGTGTCATCGCAGTCATTGCTGGAGACAACATGGTGCTGCGGCGCGGAGCAGGCCCTGACCACCGTTCCCGCCCCCACCCCGTCCCGGTCCGCATCCAGGTAGAAGTCGGACAGTTGCAAGCCGTTGTCGACGCCGCCGGCACAGTCGTTGTCGATCCCGTCGCACAACTCGGACCTTCCTGGCGCTCTCTCGGTGGTCGTGTCGTCGCAGTCGCCGGCCAGGGCCACATGCTGGGCTGGCACCGCGCACCCCAGCACCGCCGCGCCCGCGCCGTAGCCGTCTCCATCCCCGTCCCGGTAGAAGCGTCGCTGCGTGATGGTTGCGTCGTTGTCGGCGCAGTCGGTGCCGCCACCCGCCGTGAGCACGAAGCCGTCGTCGTCTGCGTCCACTGCGCTCAGCGTGAAGGCCACCGTCTGCACGCCCTCTCCGCCCAGCGTCACGGTCCGCGTGTCACTCGCCACCACGGGTCCGGTACATGACTGCTCGTGCGCCGTGGAGATGATTTCCAGCGTCCGGCCCCAGTCGGCACCTCGCAGGATTTCGGTGTCGATTCTTCTTTGCGAAGGTGCGCGAGCCAGCACGTCGAAGCGGGTGATGCTTGACTTGTCGGGAGCCTCCTTGTCCCGAGCGAGCACCGTGATGCACCCAGCCCTGAAGTTGAAGGAAACCTCCGCCTGGACGGAGCGCTCGCTGAGAAGCTCTTCCAGCCTTGGCACGGAGCAGGCGCCAAGCACCAGCATTGCCCCCAGGATCAACGGCCGCATGTGCCTCATCACGCACCTCTTCCGTGAGCATCTTCAGCTCGCTGCTCGCTCGCCATACCATCGCCGTACCCACGGCGGCGACCTGCGCTATATCGAAGAAGACAATGGATGGTCTCGCGCGATACGCCGCATTCCCGTCGAGCCGGGCCTGCCCAAGGGCGTAAGGCCTCGGGCCTGAGCAGCCAGGCGGTAGACACAGCTTCGATGCGAGGGTTGTCCAAGGAGCGCACATGCCGGACCCCACGGCCTCAACCTCAGATTCTGCTCCAAGACACGTCCTCATCGCCGGTGCCGGCATCGGCGGCCTCACCCTGGCCTGCGCGCTCCGTCGCGCGGGCCTCACCGCCACCGTCTTCGAGCGCGCGGACGCGCTCAAGTGGGTGGGCGCCGG
The window above is part of the Pyxidicoccus trucidator genome. Proteins encoded here:
- a CDS encoding putative metal-binding motif-containing protein encodes the protein MRPLILGAMLVLGACSVPRLEELLSERSVQAEVSFNFRAGCITVLARDKEAPDKSSITRFDVLARAPSQRRIDTEILRGADWGRTLEIISTAHEQSCTGPVVASDTRTVTLGGEGVQTVAFTLSAVDADDDGFVLTAGGGTDCADNDATITQRRFYRDGDGDGYGAGAAVLGCAVPAQHVALAGDCDDTTTERAPGRSELCDGIDNDCAGGVDNGLQLSDFYLDADRDGVGAGTVVRACSAPQHHVVSSNDCDDTDAARRPGLSETCDDKDNDCDGSADEGLSVSTYYRDVDDDGFGRTSDSRQKCNQPDGYAASGGDCDDGVSAVNPGAQETCNDIDDNCAGGVDEGFNKTWHRDADGDNFGVQAAPVLGCTRPAGYVAPTATFDCNDDASAVSPGVTELCNDVDDNCVGGVDEPFTSGATRKGATCGAPCTGVYVCNLAQSATTCNAPAATNYYTDADGDGDGAITATAQVVCPSQPVPLNTAPRNTDCNDTDRHNKGNGTEVCDQRDNDCNSTADDGTVCMGAGWRELTDTAVTGRDWNTVAINKDSTTGYPVWIAGAGGALARRSSASGTFTSFDGACGTTAWNAAWVHSDGSVFLAGSGGRVAQHDGTTCTQSRPLTDASNATGIIGFEGSGTLLYVVNESGQLHSWTSGSAPVLVDDNSTIYRDVHGVDGTRLLIGGQEDVGNRSPRIETYTGGADTSNMTVPGSPQTSIRSVWMVSSALAYAVGEGNNVVVWQGGTGWSAVTPPAVVAFTGVCAPDRSSVYVTDAVGVIRRFTGPPSNQWLTLHTASPAGELRDIALVTPASIWAVGPGGRVIHFPELP